In Fusarium fujikuroi IMI 58289 draft genome, chromosome FFUJ_chr02, the genomic stretch GGAAGTGATGGGGGCCGATTTTCCAGCGGCAATTAAAACCAGCTTGAGACAAATATGGCGTTATGGATTCAGCGTATGCATATTATCATGAGTCCGATCCCTTGAAAGGAAGGATGAGATAGTCATATGGACCTGATATGACAAAAATTGAGTTTCCAAAAAGCTTCACAAGCATCCTCTATATTaattcatcctcaacctgcCAAATTGTATTTGTATCATAGGATCGAGGTCTTCAAGTTTTACGACTTCCTCAAGTTGGCTTCTGAAAGTAGCCTGCAGGGTATCAAGCTCATGAGCAGCAGTTTTCTACACACTTGCAGTGTCACCAAAAGATATGCAAAACGTTATAGAGTGAATATCTATGTTTCCTTGGAAATTTGTATCTGTTTTGGTCGGCACATGGTGTTACTCCCCGTCTGTGTTGCGTCGTTGGTCAGCTCGGTGTATGCATCATCTTGGCCGAAttctagatataatatcctCCCACTCTTGCAAACAACTCAATCTAAACAACATTCATGATGCTTCGACCATTGGCACGTAAATTCCCCACAAACCTACAAACTATTCAAAGAAATAGCTTCAGTTCGACGTCAGCTGCTAGAGCCGACTTCACCCATGCTGTAAGTCcacttcatcgtcatcataaGACCCGTATCATGACCCGGCTCCGGCGCCGGAGCTTCAGTCTCCGATCGATCCCGTCCGTAGCAGGATCACGAGGTAGGGAGCGGGGGACAAACGCCATTGAGTTGCCACGATGTATTTCAAATCAATTCGAGACTATGACTCTAACATTGTAGTAGGTAATTGGTGGCGGTGTCGTTGGGCTTGCCGTGGCCCGTCAACTTGCGCAGCGGGACGATACCTCAACGGTTCTCATTGAGCGCCACAATGCTATTGGCACAGAGACAAGCTCGCGTAACAGTGAAGTTATACACGCCGGTATTTACTACGGACCATCCAGCTTGAAAGCAAAACTCTGCATCCGTGGCAAGAATCTGCTATACCAGCTTTGTGAGAAGCACGATATAGGCCATCGCCGCACGGGCAAATGGATCGTCGCTCAAAACGACGCACAGCGTGACACTCTCGAGAAGATTCACTCACTGTGCGAGAACGACCTCGGTGTCCCAACACGATGGGTGAGCGGTGAAGAGGTCAAGAGAGACGGTGAAGGCGTCAATGCTGCTTGTGCGCTTGAGAGTCCGACAACGGGTATCGTCGACTCGCACGGCTTGATGTTGTGTCTCCAAGGCCTATTCGAGGATGCTGGTGGTGTTTCGGCGCTCAACTCACCCGTCGTAAACATCAAACCTCTCGGATCTAAACCCGGCAGTGAAGGTTGGGAGATCGGTGTTAAGGATGCTGCCACAGGTGAGACCTCGAGTATAACGGCTGAGACGCTCATCAACGCTGCTGGTCTCGGAGCTGCGGTTATTCACAACATGATTGTCCCGTCTGAGAAGCGACAGGAGCTGTACTATGCCAAGGGCAACTATTTCTCGTATTCCGCCTCCCAGCCCAAGATCTCGCGTCTCATATATCCCGTCCCT encodes the following:
- a CDS encoding related to FAD dependent oxidoreductase; this translates as MLRPLARKFPTNLQTIQRNSFSSTSAARADFTHAVIGGGVVGLAVARQLAQRDDTSTVLIERHNAIGTETSSRNSEVIHAGIYYGPSSLKAKLCIRGKNLLYQLCEKHDIGHRRTGKWIVAQNDAQRDTLEKIHSLCENDLGVPTRWVSGEEVKRDGEGVNAACALESPTTGIVDSHGLMLCLQGLFEDAGGVSALNSPVVNIKPLGSKPGSEGWEIGVKDAATGETSSITAETLINAAGLGAAVIHNMIVPSEKRQELYYAKGNYFSYSASQPKISRLIYPVPEPGIAGLGTHLTLDLAGRLRFGPDVEWIDDPNDLAVNAARLPQAITEIQRYLPGIDASALVADYAGIRPKLAGQEAVLKGKGFHDFIIRKEEGYEGWVNLLGIESPGLTSSLAIAETVQELLYGTSKSL